The segment AAGAAATTCGGAGCGGCCAGCAAAGCTATGCCCAGAATTATGCCTACCACAGATATCAAAATTCCAATGCCTGATGATGCGCTATTAAAAGTTCCAACCAAAGATAGCGTTGCTCCGATGATGATCAGGACGCCAACAACCATGATAACGAGATCCAAAGACCCTTTCCCACCTATGGCCACGGCAAGCCCTATGGCGAAGATTACCGCCGATACAATCAGATTGATTTTCCACGGATTTCCGTCTATTACTGTGACCTTTCCCATAATGAAACGCCTCCCCCACGATTCGTATGTGCATAGATAACTTTTGCCACACCATAATTATCATCAACCTGCGCGATACGGTGGCTATGGCAGTAAAAAGCGTGAATGCCTCACACATACTCGTGAAAAACGCAAAAGACGCGGAAAGCATCATGGCCCGTCTGGAAAAAGGCGAGAATTTCGAGGATCTGGCCAAAAGATTCTCCAAATGCCCTTCGAAATCCAAAGGCGGGAACCTGGGATGGTTCAGCCGCGGAGACATGGTGGCGGAGTTCGAGAAGGCGTGCTTCGAAGGAAAGACCGGCGACATCGTCGGGCCTGTGAAAACCGAGTTCGGCTATCATATCATAAAGATAGTCGGCCAGAAATGAGAATGACAACAGAATAAACGGTTTGAAAAGCTCGTCCCTCCCATACCTAGGAGGGACGATGACCTCATCAGAGGCCGTAGTTCTTCATGCTGAAGTTGGGGACGACGTCCTTGTACTCCTTGACGCAGTAATCGACGAACTTGTCGGTGTCGTCAGGGAGGGCGGACAGCTTCTTGTTGATGTCCTGGAGGGTGTCCAGCTGCTTCGCGGTAAGGCCGAGCTCCTTGGACTCGTATCCCTTGAGGAGGATCTCCACGGCCTTCATTCCCGCTGCCTTCGACCTGAGATAAAGGTCATTTCCGTTCTCGGCGATGACCTTTCCGATCTCGTAGGCGTGGTCATAGGCAAGGACATAGCCTTCGGGGCCTCTGTATCTGTCAGCGTACATGTAAAGGTCCCTGAGAGTCTTCTCCTGGTGGGTCTGGATGGCGGTGTTCATCAGAGCGGCCTCGTATCCCAGAGATCCGAACCAGCACTGGACGGAAGTCCCTCCGAACTCGGGGTGGTACTCAACGGACTCGTTGGACCAAAGGTCGCAGCACTGAGCCATCAGGTTTCCCTGAAGGTCGCAGTGGGCGCACTGGCAGTTCTTTCCTTCCTGGGCGGTGGGCTTTCCGGCGATGGATTTGACGATGGGTCCCTCGTATCCGCAGTCCTTGTCGGGTCCGATGGCTCCGGACTCCCATGCGGCCAAGGTCCTGGCGGAGGAGATGGCACGGGTGACGGCGGAGAAGGTCCTCTGAACATCCTGGTCGAGCATTCCTCCTGCCATGAACATCGAGACGTTCGCTCCGGAGCAGTTGGTGTCTCCTCCGGCGATGCATCTGTTCCTCTTGGCGATGTTGGAGAGCTCCTGCCAGAGCCAGGTCATATCGATGGAACCGAGGTATCCTACTCCGAACAGGAACGCGACTATGTCTCCGTTGGTGACGGCGTAGTCGGCGAACTCTTTTCCTCCGACGGATTCTATGGAAAGGTTGTCGCAGCCGTTCTCGCATGCGATGTCCGCGCACTCGAAGAGCTTCTCGGGATAGGCGTGGACGGAATCCATTCCGGGGCGGAGACCGGCGTCGGCTTCACGCTGGTCGGGGATGGTCTGCCTGACGGCGCAGTTGAGCCCGTACTCCTCGTGGTATTTCTCGCAGATCTCCTTCTGGCCGGCGACGACGGGAGCGGAAAGCTTTGCCTGGTTCATCTGGGAAACCCACTCGGTCTCAAGCTGGACGTTGGGGAATCCGGCGGTGACTGCCCTCTCGAGGATGTCTTTGCTGATGTAATCGACATACTCTCTTCTGAGCTTGGCAGGGTCTTTCTCGGTCCCGGGCCTGGGCGCATAGTTGACCTCGGGGATGACGTATCCCGCACCGATCTTTATTCCGAAGCCGTACGAAACGGGCTTTTTCGCGGTTCCGAAGACCATGTCGTCCGCGCTATCGTATGCCATTCTTGTGTATCTAGTAACTGCCATCTCAAATCACCCCTTTACAATCTCGTCCCACTCTTCTCTGACTCTCTTCCAGTCGTATCCCTGGCGGATCTTCTCCGCGATCAAGGGCGTCTGAGGCGCCTTCTCGGAATAGATTCCGAGGTCGTAGGAGTTGGCGTACTCCCTGTTGACGGCTCCTCCGCATCCCATCAGGGGGATGTTGATTCCCTTCTCCTGAAGGAGCTTCGCTTCCACGGGGAACACGGCCATGGTGGTGGTCATCAGAGCGGTTCCGCTGGCGAAGATAGGCTTGGATTCCACGACTTTGTCGATGAAGTCCGCGACGGGCACATCACGTCCCAGATCGATGACATTGTATCCGGAAGATCTGACCATGACAGCGGCGATGTTCTTTCCGATATCGTGGGGGTCACCTTCGACGGCGTGCATGACTACAGTACCCTTGGACTCCCTTCCTCCGGGAACCTGCTTCTCAGCGATGGCGATCCCGATTTCCATGGTCTTGGCGGCCATCATGATCTCGGGGAGATAGTAGACGTGCTCCGCGTACAGTTTCGCGACGCATTCCATTCCTGCGACGAGACCGTTGTTGATGACGTCGAGCGGGTCCCTCGATTTGAGAGCCTCCATGACGACCGGTCCGACGGTCTTGAGCCTCATGTAGAGGACTTCTTCGGCCACTTTCTTGAAAACCTCATCCTTGGGGAGCATTTTCTTTGCCATTTCCTCAGGGGTGAGCTCCACCTGCTGATCGATGTCGTAACGCCTTAGGACTTTTGTGAAGTCCGCGCCTTCGATGCTTATCATTTCTGTTTTCCTCCTCATTAAAGCGGTTGGATAAACATCTACTTGGTAGGTTATAACCGATAGCAAAATTTTTTCTTGCGCCCATAATTATAATGCTTATAAATTTTTTGATGGCGGAAAAAATATGACATAATCATCCAAAAACATTATTATTCGCTTTTTTAAGATGTCTGGCTATCGAATCTTACGAGACTTAATAAAATGATTAATCAACATATCATATGTATAACAGGTTTATTATATGTATAATTTAATCGTTATACAAGTAGCATGTCCTCCATCGTCTATCTCCGCAATTCCAAATCCAATACTATATATGCTTATCTCAACGAGTCGGTCTGGGATCCCGAAAAGAAAAAATGCATTTGCAAAAGGAAATGCATAGGCCACCTCGATCCTGACACGGGAAAAATCGTTCCGAATAGATCTTCCAAACCCAAACAGACCCCTTGGATCAAATCCAGATACGTCACAAAACTCTTCGAAGAGGTATCCAAGGAGCTCCAACTTTCCGAAGTCTTGTCCCTCTGCTTTCCCGATGACTGGAAGAAAATATCCACTTTAGCCTATTATGTGGCGGCAAACAACAACGAGCTGCAATTCTGCCACCATTGGTGCGAAACCCACAAGACCCCTGACGGAAAGATAATGACGCCGGAAAAAACCAACGAGCTGCTGAAAAACATCGATTCAAACGCAATATCGCTTTTCTTCACTCTCTGGAGATTGCGCCTCCAACCAGACGAAGTGTATGTCGACACGATAATCTTCAGAGAATCCAGCGATGACATGACGAATTATGCCAAAAACTTGGGCATAGAGCCGGATGACAGGCAATACAAAACGAAGATGGAACTGTATTTCACGACTAAAAATGACATACCCCTTTGCTATGAGCTGTCCAGCCTGTCCACAGGCCACGTATACGGAGATTATGACGTCAGAAGAGAGAGCTTCCGCAAGCTGACCTCATTTCTTGACGAAGAGAAAGGAGACGTGTTCGACGCGTCTTTGATAGCGTACGCGGGAAGCAACATTATCGTGCGCGTCCTCCCGGACAACGAATTCGTGAAGGAATTGACAGAAAAAGTTTCTAAATCCATAGCAAACGCCGAAAACGGAAGGATGGTGTTCGGGAATTTCCTTTTCATCGAGACCTTCATGAATCACTACAACGGAAAAAGATACTATACGCACATCTGTTACGATCCAAACCGCGCGGCGAATGATCTGTCCGCATTCCTCACGATCGTCAACAACTGCAGGTATGAGATCGAAAGCGGGAATCCCATTCCGGATCACCAGCACATCTATGACAAATACCTTCTCACGAGAGAGGAGAACGACTGCACAATCGCAGAATACAACAGCCAAGCAATCATGCAGCACAGCAACAATGCCGGCTATTCGGTGTACATCTCCAACTTTACGCGCAATCCGGTCTCGGCTCTCATCCCATTCCTCCAAAGGAAGATGATCACAGACATGTTCAATGGAATGATGAATGAATATGACAGCAATTCCATCAACCTGTCGACAGAGCAGGTTTATCTCAGCCGCATATTCATACAATTCATAGCGTTGATCATAAAGTGCGAGATCGAACGCAAAATGAACGTATACAAGCTAAACAAAACCCTATCCTACAAAGAATTGATCGAAATGCTGGACAGCATAAGGACCGTCAGAATGCCTGGGTCCAAAAAAATGGTTGACACAGAGATTGATGGCCCTACCCTGAGGGTGATGAACCTTCTGGGGATAGGGCCAGAAGAAGATTGAAAACTCCGGGGAAACCCGGGGATTGTTTCAGGATGATTTCTTAAGGGCCTCGTATTCCTTGACGAATGTCTTGCTGCGGGAAGCTGCCCTCTTGAGGTAATCGAGCGCTTTATTGGGATCGGCGGGAACGCCTTTGCCTTCGCGGTATGCGCGCCCCATGCGGGCGAGAGCGCCGGGCTCGGATTTGGATGCGGGAACCTCTATGATCTCAATCATTTCCTTGTAAGACTCGGGAGTACCGACCTTCCAGAGCACGTCAAACAGATCGTTTCTTGCAAGAGGCACCTTAAGATCGACGGCCGTCCTGAGGTACTTCTCAGCCTGTTTGAGATCCGCTTTCACGCCCTTTCCATTGAGGTAAGCGCGACCGAGCAATCTGCAGGACATTCCATCGCCTTCTTCGGCAGGCTTCGAGATGAGCTCTATCATCTCTTTATTTGATTTTTTGGTCCCCTTCTTCCAGAGCGCGTTGAAAAGGCTGTATTTAGCCCACATCATGCCCATCGAATCCAATCTTCTCAGCCAACCGATGCGGGTGTCGAGTTTGACCTTGCCTTTGACCGCCATCTTATAGGCTTGCTCCATTACGCACGCCGATGCGACATCTCCCCTCTCGATGAGCTCGACGCAGGCGGAGCATGCATCTGCCCTGTTCCCTTCGGAGACCGCCTCCGCATACGCTTTCCTGAGGGCTATCGTGCCTGCTGCCGTATCGCTGAGGATCGAGCCGATATCTCCGGAGCATCCGGCGGACAGAGAATCCAAGGCATTCCTGTCGTATTTGTCGGTGATGACGTCGATAGATGACCTGATGTATTCCAATATGCGAGGGATGTAGTGGAACGGCTTCCCATCCCTGGATATGCAATCGAAAGGAAGAGTAATAGAATAACCGTTGGCCTCATCCAACAGTTTTGCCGCCGCGCCGTCGGAGAAACTGGATCCCATAAAATCTGGAATCGGATATACGGCATTCTCGCCCATGAGATAGGCAGACGGGCGCGCACAGATTATGATGATCTTTCTGCGCCAATTCTTCTTGAGATACTTAGCCAAAGCTGTTATTTCCGCGGACGCGTCCGATTCGACCCCGCATGAAAGGTATTGGGTATCAACGACTACCCAATCTGCCTTATCGGAATTCAGAACCTCCATTTCCCCTTCAGAAATGAAAAGCGGATTGACTCCGATGACACATCCTTTTATCTCATAACCCTCTGCGCCGCACTGCAGAGCATCTTTCCCAATGGAACTGCCAAGAATATTGAAAGTGGCCTCTGGCATCCTCTCGCCTCGGCCCCCCATGTCAATATGCTTATTTTAGGATTGGCACAGAAACGGATGCGAGAGATTGACTTAAAAAAGAAGCGTTAAAGTCGGGACGGCGGCACCGATTGCCGGCACCGCCTGCGGAATCGCTTCCGCTGTCCCTTAATCTGTTTTACAACTCACAGGTAGTTGTAGTAGAGGATGACATCCTCAGTGATGGGTCCGAAGACGACTTCGGTGTTTTCCGAGTCGATGACGTTGAGGGTCAGAGTGGATCCATCGTGGGTGGTGGTGGCAGGAGCGTAGCTGTACGTTCCGTACTCCTCGAAGGCGATTCCCATCTTCTTTCCGACGTTGTCTCCGTAGGCCTGGATGACCTGGTTGAAGTCATCGCCGTAGTTGACGTCGAAGGAGAGGTTGTATCCGGGGTCTCCCTGGAGCCAGAGCATGACATGCTTCTTGACGTGGTCGAAGGTGAACTCGATGGTGTTCACAATCTTGCTTCCAGTGGGGTTGGCCTGGACGGTGATGGTGTACTCCTCAGCGGAGGTCAGGACGTATCCCTCGAACGCTGCGGGGGCAGCGGGAACTCCCTTGGAGGGGTATCCGGGATAGTTCATGTAGTTATAGGTGTAGGTTGCGCCGTAGTCCTGAGCGGAAGAGACACCAGGAACGATCTCCTGTCCTTCGCAGGTGAAGATGACGTTCACAGCGTACTTGAGAGCAGTCCTGTCAAAGTTAGCGATGACAGTCCAGTCCTCGGTAACGACGGCGGGAGCGTTGTCCCATCCAGCGAAGCTGTAGGTGTAGTCGCCGAGAGTGGAGACAGCGGGAGTGGCGGTGGTGATTCCGTATGCTCCGACGGTCAGAACGTTGTCGGCGGTGGTGAGCTGAGTGCCGTAATCGACGGTGTAGAAAGTCTTGTCGACAGTTCCCCATCCGACGGGCTGAGCGACGACGGTGACGGTGTACTGGTTGACAACCCTCTCGAAGTTGGCGATGACGGTGCTGTTTCCGGTGACGGAGTACTCGGGGATGTCCCATCCTACGAACTTGTAGGTGTACTGGGCGTCAGCGGGGGTGGGGGTAGCGATGGACTGGGTTCCATCGACGGTCAGGACATTTCCGGCCGCAGAGATCTTGTCGCCGTAGTCAACGGGGATGACACTGACGGAGACAGTTCCGTATCCGGCAGGCTGAGCGATGACATTGACGACGTATCTGTTGACTTCCCTGTCAAAGTTAGCGATGACGGTGACGTCACTGGTAACAGTGGTGGTGGGGATGGTCCAGTCGACGAAGTAGTAGGTGTACTGGTCGTCAGCAGGGGCGGGAGTAGCAACAGAGTTGCCCTTTCCAGCGACGGTGAAGGTCTGGCCGGCAGCAGTCAGAGCGGTTCCGTAGGGAACGTTCTCGAACTTGTCGACGGAGACGGTTCCGTATCCGGCAGGCTGAGCGATGACAGTAACGGTGTACTCGTTGACAACCCTCTGGAAGTTAGCGATGACGGTGACGTCACTGGTAACAGTGGTGGTGGGGATGGTCCAGTCGATGAACGAGTAGGTGTACTGAGCGTCAGCGGGGGTAGGAGTAGCAACGGAGTTGCCCTTTCCAGCGACGGTGAAGACGTTGTCAGCAGAGCTCAGAGTGGTTCCGTAGGGAACAGCCTCGAACTTGGCGACGGAGACGGTTCCGTATCCCTCGGGCTGAGCGATGACGGTAACGGTGTATCCGTTGACAGACCTGTCGAAGTTAGCGATGACAGTGGTGTCTCCGGTAACCATCGCAGGAACGTTGGTCCAGTTGACGAAGAAGTAGGTGTACTGAGCGTCAGCGGGAGCAGGAGTGGCAACAGAGTCTCCCATGTCAGCGACAGTGAAGACGTTGTCAGCGGTGCTCAGAGCGGTTCCGTAGGGAACGCCGTTGAAGACACCGACAGAGACGGATCCGTAGCCCTCAGGCTGAGCGATGACGGTGACAGTGTACTCGTTGATTTCAGGAGCGAAGTTGGCGTATACAGTGCAGTCTTCAACGACCTTGGCGGGGACATCGGTCCAGCCGGCGAAGAAGTAGGTGAACTGCGCGGTGGGTGCGTCAGGGGTAGCGACGGAAACGAGGCTGTCGTAAGAAGCGGAAAGCTCGTTGCCGTTGGTGGTGAGGGTGGTTCCGTAGGGGACGACAAACTTGTTGACGTCGACGGTTCCGCTCTCTCCCTGAGTGAGGATGGTAACGGTGTACATGATGGGCTCGTACCAGAAGATGTAGTGGTTGTACTCGGCCATGGCAGCGACGTATGCGGCAATCATGTCTTCAGTGATGGCAGGCTTGCCCATTCCGCTGACCTGAGGCTCAGTGGTCTTTCCACCGACACTCTTGATGTACTCAGCAAGGGTGAGTCCGTAGAGGTCCTGAGGAGCGTCTGCGGGGGTCTTGATGCTGGCCTTCATGTAGTACGTGGAGTACTTCTGGAGGGCCTTGGTCTTGTCGTAGAAGTTCTGAGCGCTGGGGTTCTCAACGGTCACACCATCTTCGTTGGTGAGCTCGAATCCAGGAACGTCGTCAGCGAAGACGTAGAACTCGTTGTAAGCGTAGAGTCCGTTGTTGTTCCTGTCAACTCCCCAGCTTCCCCATCCGTACTCGGAAGGGAGAGCGGCACCGGTCTCAGGGTTGACGACGGGGGCCTCGGTGGTGACATCGTAGAAGTCAACAACGTAGGGGAAAGCTCCGTAGTCGAACTCGGATCCGACAATGTACTAGTGAGTGTCCTTGACTGCGTCGAGGTAGTAGTAGATGAAGGCTTCGACGTAGACGGGGTAAGCAGACTGACCGTTGACGGTGGGCCAGAGGTCAGGGGTGCAGACGATGTCCTCAACATAGGGCATTCCGTCGACTTCGAAGACCTGGTAGCAGACCTGCTTCGAGCTGATGATGTTGTTGGCGCCATCAGAGAAGTAGAAGGTAACAGCCATGTTGGCCTGGTTCCTGTAGGGCCAAGCCTTTCCTTCAAGGATGCTCTCGCTGAAGTCGAACGAGACGGTCCAGAATTTGCTGTAATCGCACACAGGAGCGACTTCGCTTATCGGATAGTAGTCATACCCAAGGGTGACATCGAAATCGATGTTCCTCTGGGGAAGTCCGGTCTGCTCAGAGAATTCTTTGTCGACAGCGGTGTCCGCATCGCTCATGACGGCAGGTACTGCAGCGAGAACAATAGCGGAAACAGCAATGACGGCAAGAATCGCTGCGAACAGGGATTTCTCCGATTTATATGCTGTATTCATAGATATTTCTCCACTTGTGGATAAGGCTAGATGCGATGTGCATCACCTTCGGGCGATTACCCCCAAAGTACACGCAAACTCTTTTGACAGAATCGCGTGCAAGCCTTCACCCCAGCTTTATGCAATGTGATTATTTAATTCTAACCTACCTGCCATATTTAGCGATTGAACGTTTGTTCATAGAAGCGTTTGAGTAATACTTTCTATCCAACCATAGAATCAGGATACAGGTAACTCTTTTCGCTTCCAATACGGACTCTTTGTGGCTTGCTGCAATCCGCAAAAAAGTCTAAAGTTGGTAGTTTGGAGCGCTCAAAGGCTTGGATTACCCTATTTTAGAACTATGCCGCCAGCTATATCGCTTGAATGAGAGAGGATCCGACCTATATCGTAGAGATTCGTATGCATATGGTTGGGGCTCTGCTATCCCCAATACAATTGTAAAAGCTCTCCGCAGCCATTTGCCGTCTCTTCTATGCCACACTGGATTGCCCATTGCCTTTGGACTCGGCCTTTTTATAGATTTAAACTATCAAGCCATCACTTCTTCGGAGCGCATCAAACGTCTCGAAACCTGGAAAAGGCTCTCATTAATCCCGCGAAGGTTCATCTCTGGAAACCGCAAACTTATCTTTTTTCTGAAGATAGCTCATTCATCAAAGATTTGGCGATAAATATGCGATTGCTGTTGATGAACCAACTATAAGCCTCAATCAGACAATTGCGTGCATGCACATAGCCACATTCAACAATATTTAAATCTAAGATAAGCAAGTAAGCAACATGACCGATTGGAAAATCACTGCGATAATTATCGCTGTGCTTGCTGTCGCGGGTGCGGCATCGATATGCGCTGCGTTCGCGGACGAGACCAACGGCGAGATCACCCCCCAGGTAGTATGTGTGGAGTATGACTCGACCAAAAGCACCAACATAATTATCACCACAGACATCAACTTTGAGAACAGGATCTGCCATTATCAGATCTACAACAAAGACAATGCCCTCCAGTTCTCAGGTATTGCGATGTCTCCGTCCAACGTTTTCTCGATCGATTCCACCAAAGGAACCCACTCCATGACGTTCACCGACGGAGTATACCATCTTTTCTTCGACCAAACTGTCTACGAGTACGAATTCAGCATAATGAAAGTGGTATTCAACGGGAATGGAACCGCGTTCAAGTCCACCACCGCCCACCTTTCCACTGACACCCTGTCGAATTACGGACTCCCCGCAGGCTACAACTGGAACACGAACAGCAACGGAACCGGAGCTTGGATCTCCGACCTCTCCCTGGCGGATTTCGGCGATGACTGCTCGCTCACCCTTTACGCATTCAAGAGCGGAAGCACCGGAATCTCCATCGTTTCCGATACGTTCACCGTCATTCCCGGCGCCGACGCCACCGTCATCCTCGAGCTCGACAACAACTCCGGAATATCCCAGCTTGACCTCAGCATCGGATACGACCGCAGCGCCATGAAGCTCAAAAGCGTCTCTGCCGGTTCGATAATGACCCTCGGAAAGTATTCCACTTCCGATTATCCGTTCGTCGCAAGCCTCTCAAGCAAGATCAATTCGCTAGGCCTCGGAACGCTCCTGACTCTCACTTTCACAGTATCGTCCGACGCCATCGAGGGGCAATACCCCGTCAAGATCACCGTCACCTCCGCCGAAGACCAATACGGAAAGCTTCTTCCTTCTTCGGCTACCGGATGCGCGATAACTGTTGGCGAGAAGATGCGCGGAGACCTCGATGGAAACGGAAGGATCAACGCGTTGGATTCGCTCATCCTCAAGAAATACATCGCACACAACCCCGTGAGCGTTTCCGAGGAAGACCTGAACCTCAACGGAGATACCAGAGTCAATGCTTTGGACTCTCTCCTCCTCAAGAGATACATCGCGCACAACCCGGTCATATTCGCCGATTTCCCGAACGATGAAGTCTCGATGACCATAACCGAATCCGGTTCTACCAACGAAATCGAAGGGGTCTACGTCGGAGAGAGCGTTTTCGTCTCCAGCGAATCTGGAACCTCCGCAACCGTGACCGCCAACGGAAGCGCCGTTTCTGTGACTCCCCTTGGCAGCGGAAGATTCACTTTCGTCGCGCCTTCCAGCAAGATTTCGGTCAATATCCACTGAACTAAACGGCCGGGAATTCCCGGCCACCTTCCTTCCCATTTCATTTTCAATACCAATATTATATGCTAATCCCTTATGGCATCAGAAGGGATCGGATGAACTACTTAGACAGCGCGGCGGACATATCCGCTTGGGGAAGCGTATCGCCGGATGCAGTGCAATTCATAGTATCCGAAATGAGAAAACGTGAACTGATCGGCAAATCTGAAAGCCCGGACGCCAAAGAGATCGCAGAAACCCTATGCCTCGCCGACGGAAACCGTCTTACCATGGCAGGCGCCGCCCTTCTTTGCGCGCGGCCGGACCGCTTTATCGAGGGAGCTTACATCAAAATAGGATCTTTCGGAGCTGACGGGACCCTGCAGAAAGAGGACGTAATCAAAGAGCCTCTGATACTCCAGCCAAACGTGGCCATCCGCAGACTCTACGAAAAATACCTCGAAAGCAAAGTGGTCTACGGGAACCTCCATATCGATTCGGCATACGAGTACCCTGCCAGCGCCGTCAAAGAAGCCGTAATCAACGCTTGCGCACATCGCGATTTCGTATCGGGTTGCCCGGTGGAGATCAGAGTCTTCCCCAACAGCCTTTCCATATACAATTGCGGAGGGTTGCCAGAAGGATGGACTGTATCGAATCTCCTCGGAGAGCACAGATCAAAACCCAGAAATGTCCGCATAGCCGATGCATTCCATGACGCGGGTCTGATGCAATGCTGGGGCAAAGGAATCGAAGCGATCGCGAACGCATGCAAAACCGCTGAGACGCCGATGCCAGAATTCTTCG is part of the Candidatus Methanomethylophilaceae archaeon genome and harbors:
- a CDS encoding sel1 repeat family protein yields the protein MPEATFNILGSSIGKDALQCGAEGYEIKGCVIGVNPLFISEGEMEVLNSDKADWVVVDTQYLSCGVESDASAEITALAKYLKKNWRRKIIIICARPSAYLMGENAVYPIPDFMGSSFSDGAAAKLLDEANGYSITLPFDCISRDGKPFHYIPRILEYIRSSIDVITDKYDRNALDSLSAGCSGDIGSILSDTAAGTIALRKAYAEAVSEGNRADACSACVELIERGDVASACVMEQAYKMAVKGKVKLDTRIGWLRRLDSMGMMWAKYSLFNALWKKGTKKSNKEMIELISKPAEEGDGMSCRLLGRAYLNGKGVKADLKQAEKYLRTAVDLKVPLARNDLFDVLWKVGTPESYKEMIEIIEVPASKSEPGALARMGRAYREGKGVPADPNKALDYLKRAASRSKTFVKEYEALKKSS
- a CDS encoding DUF308 domain-containing protein, yielding MGKVTVIDGNPWKINLIVSAVIFAIGLAVAIGGKGSLDLVIMVVGVLIIIGATLSLVGTFNSASSGIGILISVVGIILGIALLAAPNFFRDITMAVLAIAISAMGVLYILGSTSFPSTAVKIAGIAIGALMVIVGIIMLFNLSSAADVIMIVAGILLMAFGIVGMYSAISSR
- a CDS encoding cobalamin-dependent protein (Presence of a B(12) (cobalamin)-binding domain implies dependence on cobalamin itself, in one of its several forms, or in some unusual lineages, dependence on a cobalamin-like analog.), yielding MISIEGADFTKVLRRYDIDQQVELTPEEMAKKMLPKDEVFKKVAEEVLYMRLKTVGPVVMEALKSRDPLDVINNGLVAGMECVAKLYAEHVYYLPEIMMAAKTMEIGIAIAEKQVPGGRESKGTVVMHAVEGDPHDIGKNIAAVMVRSSGYNVIDLGRDVPVADFIDKVVESKPIFASGTALMTTTMAVFPVEAKLLQEKGINIPLMGCGGAVNREYANSYDLGIYSEKAPQTPLIAEKIRQGYDWKRVREEWDEIVKG
- a CDS encoding methanol--corrinoid methyltransferase, giving the protein MAVTRYTRMAYDSADDMVFGTAKKPVSYGFGIKIGAGYVIPEVNYAPRPGTEKDPAKLRREYVDYISKDILERAVTAGFPNVQLETEWVSQMNQAKLSAPVVAGQKEICEKYHEEYGLNCAVRQTIPDQREADAGLRPGMDSVHAYPEKLFECADIACENGCDNLSIESVGGKEFADYAVTNGDIVAFLFGVGYLGSIDMTWLWQELSNIAKRNRCIAGGDTNCSGANVSMFMAGGMLDQDVQRTFSAVTRAISSARTLAAWESGAIGPDKDCGYEGPIVKSIAGKPTAQEGKNCQCAHCDLQGNLMAQCCDLWSNESVEYHPEFGGTSVQCWFGSLGYEAALMNTAIQTHQEKTLRDLYMYADRYRGPEGYVLAYDHAYEIGKVIAENGNDLYLRSKAAGMKAVEILLKGYESKELGLTAKQLDTLQDINKKLSALPDDTDKFVDYCVKEYKDVVPNFSMKNYGL
- a CDS encoding peptidyl-prolyl cis-trans isomerase; the protein is MNASHILVKNAKDAESIMARLEKGENFEDLAKRFSKCPSKSKGGNLGWFSRGDMVAEFEKACFEGKTGDIVGPVKTEFGYHIIKIVGQK